A window from Pyrococcus yayanosii CH1 encodes these proteins:
- a CDS encoding LEA type 2 family protein, which yields MGRALGIIILLIVAWLAYSAYFILSMHPRFTGEWGYVDEATTEINIVMSLGKPAPFPITIENATVSLGGVSFARVERAEVGFLSSKAAFTMVIDNKKLVEALVKHIENGEVSDVSISLNVKLFNVLPLHYTIDKEVTTDILSYVENIKVEPETRVIGFIPIKTPGIEGIEARWGGVTREHIKIIANVKIYNPNAVPLPLMGLSSTIYINDVRVGEAHLLEKTVIKAGGRDTVGVEIIIDPGVLPRVWAEHVKKGERSVIRADIYMTLEVANRPFKVCLTSVEKTIETDILSSLSSI from the coding sequence ATGGGAAGGGCTCTTGGCATAATTATTCTCCTAATCGTGGCGTGGTTGGCATATTCCGCGTACTTCATACTCTCCATGCATCCACGGTTCACAGGGGAGTGGGGGTACGTCGATGAGGCAACCACGGAAATTAACATCGTGATGAGTCTTGGAAAGCCGGCTCCGTTTCCAATAACGATTGAAAACGCAACGGTATCCTTGGGGGGAGTTTCCTTTGCGAGGGTTGAGAGGGCAGAGGTGGGGTTTCTATCTTCCAAGGCCGCCTTCACGATGGTCATTGACAACAAAAAACTCGTAGAAGCCTTGGTGAAACACATAGAGAATGGAGAAGTAAGCGATGTCAGTATCTCTCTCAACGTCAAGCTCTTCAACGTGCTGCCCCTTCACTACACTATCGACAAGGAAGTTACGACTGACATTCTCTCTTACGTTGAGAACATAAAGGTTGAGCCAGAGACCCGCGTTATAGGTTTCATCCCCATAAAGACACCTGGAATCGAGGGTATCGAGGCCAGGTGGGGAGGCGTTACTAGGGAGCATATCAAGATTATTGCGAACGTGAAAATTTACAATCCAAACGCGGTCCCCCTCCCTCTTATGGGTTTGTCCTCGACGATCTACATCAACGATGTTAGGGTTGGTGAGGCACATCTACTGGAGAAGACGGTCATAAAGGCAGGGGGAAGAGATACAGTGGGTGTGGAGATTATCATAGACCCGGGAGTTCTCCCCAGGGTGTGGGCCGAGCACGTGAAGAAGGGAGAGAGAAGCGTCATTAGGGCTGACATATACATGACCCTTGAGGTTGCTAATAGGCCCTTTAAGGTTTGCCTCACAAGTGTTGAGAAGACAATTGAGACGGATATACTCTCCAGCCTCTCTTCTATTTGA
- a CDS encoding diacylglycerol/polyprenol kinase family protein yields the protein MNTWLPYAIAAAAFIIAAICLTRHLGEEWAWVNRKLIHFSIVPAILMYYLGLIPKEVFSIAAFSFGVFQLWPHIRKREFSWYQIRHNYGEVFFAFSASAIVAFLPREYAVPLLLVMAISDGVTGIIRHYYFRRHGFNVKLKKHWTGSLGYLVTAILIAFLFLNGGTIIKVAWAGILMIAEYQPYLDDNLAVPLVGSLLFLAF from the coding sequence ATGAACACATGGCTCCCCTATGCGATTGCTGCAGCAGCCTTTATAATTGCCGCAATTTGCCTAACTAGACATCTTGGAGAAGAATGGGCATGGGTGAACAGAAAGCTTATTCATTTCAGCATCGTCCCGGCGATTCTGATGTATTACTTGGGCCTAATACCAAAAGAGGTCTTTAGTATCGCGGCATTCTCCTTCGGAGTCTTTCAGCTCTGGCCGCACATAAGGAAAAGAGAATTCTCATGGTACCAGATAAGGCACAATTACGGCGAGGTGTTTTTTGCATTCTCGGCATCCGCTATCGTTGCATTCTTGCCCAGGGAATATGCGGTGCCGCTACTCCTCGTGATGGCCATAAGCGATGGAGTAACCGGGATAATCAGACATTATTACTTCAGAAGACATGGGTTCAACGTCAAGCTGAAAAAGCACTGGACGGGAAGCCTTGGTTATTTAGTGACGGCTATCCTGATAGCGTTTCTCTTCCTCAATGGGGGGACAATCATAAAAGTGGCGTGGGCAGGCATCCTGATGATTGCGGAATATCAGCCCTACCTTGACGACAACCTCGCAGTTCCCCTTGTGGGAAGTTTGCTGTTCCTTGCCTTTTAG
- a CDS encoding MarC family protein: MLKEVLSSALLMLIMIDPSDKILLVSLLREDFHIEDIKSLIVRANVIGLLLLFIFAVSGKIILQDIFHIELDALRVAGGFVLFKIGLEALEGGGIVTLKKEKNILALAAVPVATPLIAGPAAITASITLTAEYGILISTLAIVIAITITAILMLIALYALKSVSKTTLSVIIRIIGLFIMAIGAQMMVAGAGGIILNIMNATTGA; the protein is encoded by the coding sequence ATGCTCAAAGAAGTTCTCAGCTCGGCCCTGTTGATGCTGATAATGATAGACCCGAGCGATAAGATACTCCTCGTCAGCCTGCTCAGGGAGGATTTCCACATAGAGGACATAAAAAGCCTTATAGTAAGGGCGAACGTCATAGGCCTGCTTCTACTCTTTATATTCGCCGTATCCGGTAAGATAATCCTCCAGGATATATTCCACATAGAGCTCGACGCCCTGAGAGTTGCCGGCGGCTTCGTTCTCTTCAAAATAGGTCTCGAGGCCCTGGAGGGAGGTGGCATAGTCACCTTGAAGAAGGAGAAGAACATACTTGCCCTCGCGGCTGTTCCCGTTGCCACCCCCCTAATCGCAGGACCCGCGGCCATCACAGCCTCGATAACGCTCACCGCCGAGTATGGAATACTTATATCAACGCTCGCCATAGTCATTGCGATTACCATAACGGCAATCCTAATGCTAATTGCTCTCTACGCTCTCAAGAGCGTCAGCAAAACGACCTTAAGCGTCATCATCAGGATAATAGGCCTGTTTATAATGGCCATTGGAGCCCAGATGATGGTGGCTGGGGCAGGCGGGATAATTTTGAATATAATGAACGCCACTACAGGAGCTTGA
- a CDS encoding AAA family ATPase: MEGTLRLYSSPSYDVYGLSGNPFKELASEGIEDIESIHVYQEVDMKLSMVVSEVVGSRSSVAFSIVGPLGMGKTQRLKSVAKAIEERGGKAIYVKVDTSDILKVTRDIFNAFKPPKSRTNIFLENLTKKLGFIDRLEKMLSSVGEYKSRDIAEMLSAELGKHKYSALLLDELENMAGAEEKEKILFFEMLRHFISNMPSGSIFAFASVPEAYEEYARQFPAFFMRLHYEFKLRPMSFDEVLELVKKRLNRVRVKDTDDPIYPFTEKAIRLIHELGGGNPRQILRLLHYVLSEAAKHKFDPIDDYVVTTILEEPKSLEEYLTRIPKDFRPLVEVIIEKFNGGPVSYIQIAKDVKMSGMQAYEKLEELIRLGFLVGDPRGNYKVPDYVRKFLEEGK; this comes from the coding sequence ATGGAAGGGACCCTCAGGTTGTATTCATCCCCATCCTACGACGTCTATGGGCTTTCCGGGAACCCCTTCAAGGAACTGGCCAGCGAGGGTATAGAGGACATAGAGAGCATTCACGTTTACCAAGAGGTCGATATGAAGTTATCTATGGTGGTTTCAGAGGTCGTGGGGAGCAGGAGCTCCGTCGCCTTCTCGATTGTTGGACCGCTCGGTATGGGCAAGACCCAGAGGCTTAAGAGTGTTGCCAAGGCAATAGAGGAGCGTGGCGGCAAGGCCATATACGTCAAGGTGGACACGTCGGATATCCTCAAGGTGACCAGGGATATATTCAATGCATTCAAGCCTCCGAAGAGCAGGACAAATATATTTCTCGAGAACCTCACCAAGAAGCTGGGGTTCATAGATAGGCTGGAGAAGATGCTGTCATCCGTTGGCGAGTACAAGAGCAGGGATATAGCCGAGATGCTCTCCGCAGAGCTCGGCAAGCACAAGTACTCTGCCCTACTCCTTGACGAGCTCGAGAACATGGCGGGAGCTGAGGAGAAGGAGAAGATACTCTTCTTCGAGATGCTGAGACACTTCATAAGCAACATGCCCTCTGGTAGCATCTTCGCCTTTGCTTCCGTGCCGGAGGCCTACGAGGAATACGCCCGTCAGTTTCCGGCCTTTTTCATGCGCTTGCATTATGAATTCAAGCTTAGACCTATGAGCTTCGATGAGGTGCTGGAGCTCGTTAAGAAGAGGCTCAACAGGGTAAGGGTAAAGGACACCGACGACCCCATATATCCATTCACGGAGAAGGCCATAAGGCTCATACATGAACTCGGTGGGGGTAATCCGAGGCAAATACTTAGGCTCCTTCACTACGTCCTCAGCGAAGCTGCCAAGCACAAGTTTGACCCCATAGACGATTATGTAGTCACAACAATACTTGAGGAGCCCAAGAGCCTTGAGGAGTATCTGACTAGGATTCCCAAGGACTTCAGACCCCTCGTTGAGGTCATAATTGAGAAGTTCAACGGCGGTCCAGTGAGCTACATCCAGATAGCTAAGGATGTCAAGATGTCTGGTATGCAGGCCTACGAGAAGCTCGAGGAACTGATAAGGCTTGGCTTCCTCGTGGGCGATCCTAGGGGGAACTACAAGGTTCCAGACTACGTTAGGAAATTCCTGGAGGAGGGTAAATGA
- a CDS encoding DUF2139 domain-containing protein: MVIWNRLNRFPPRYGPEWGSGGIFGLRYHNGVLYFTLAFEAEAHFIREDSYRIYEFDLVGDKPTSGGDTYNAVEVVDEFIYFGGWIHAPAIYEGKGDGKATISFVNKYSHVHEYDTENDSVRLVWKESIHHPREWAGEVSDIIYNPYMDELLLAREDGHKNLGVYALDRRTGKIRLLSPEPSAKGALVHDTAFFGIGNNFTEGLREIHALDLVTGRWEKFRLGESVDGGKYVHPHLGAMGGAYNRAFAFVRGGIFIGNPFNDEPFDFVRLFDFYTFYAPFRTNVLHTGGGILIAFNSHHDAFYRPRTPEEAEFSRFTNTIVGPSVLVYIAPPMVKIVGTFGARITSLEKAMGKLLLGTNTTPNVGALDATPFDTGNRDIVLLDEKILQERPPAVSFSLPLAFPSKAMELGAGTFGGIPLDGYKEPRLILKASRDNELTIYEYDLSLPLNSADEEKFDVKKGRNVIDLSSFSGIVSFKLEEPDFKGNARIDLR, encoded by the coding sequence ATCGTGATTTGGAACAGATTGAACCGTTTTCCTCCACGCTACGGTCCAGAGTGGGGAAGCGGTGGAATTTTTGGCCTGAGATACCACAATGGCGTTCTGTACTTTACACTTGCCTTCGAAGCCGAGGCACACTTCATAAGGGAGGATTCTTACAGGATCTACGAATTTGATCTCGTTGGTGACAAACCAACCTCAGGTGGCGACACTTACAACGCCGTAGAGGTCGTTGACGAGTTCATATACTTCGGTGGGTGGATTCATGCCCCTGCCATCTACGAAGGTAAAGGGGATGGAAAAGCCACAATAAGCTTTGTAAACAAATACTCCCACGTGCATGAATACGACACCGAGAATGACTCGGTTCGCTTGGTTTGGAAGGAGTCAATTCATCATCCGCGGGAATGGGCCGGAGAGGTTAGTGACATAATATACAACCCCTACATGGATGAGCTGTTACTGGCAAGGGAGGATGGGCACAAAAACCTTGGCGTGTACGCCTTGGACAGGAGAACTGGAAAAATTAGGTTGCTTAGCCCGGAGCCAAGTGCGAAAGGTGCCCTAGTCCATGACACGGCTTTCTTCGGGATTGGAAACAACTTCACAGAGGGACTTAGGGAAATACACGCCCTTGACTTAGTGACGGGTAGGTGGGAGAAGTTTAGGCTGGGGGAGAGCGTTGATGGAGGCAAGTATGTCCATCCCCATCTTGGGGCGATGGGAGGCGCCTACAACAGGGCATTCGCCTTCGTGAGGGGTGGCATTTTCATTGGCAACCCATTCAATGACGAACCCTTTGACTTTGTGCGCCTCTTCGACTTCTACACCTTCTATGCCCCCTTCAGAACCAATGTCCTGCACACGGGTGGCGGGATTTTAATAGCTTTTAACTCTCATCATGACGCCTTCTACAGGCCTAGAACTCCGGAGGAAGCTGAATTTTCAAGGTTCACGAACACTATAGTCGGGCCGAGCGTCCTAGTTTACATCGCTCCTCCAATGGTCAAGATAGTTGGAACCTTCGGTGCTAGGATTACAAGCTTGGAGAAAGCCATGGGCAAGTTACTTCTAGGAACGAACACGACGCCGAATGTTGGAGCTCTAGATGCCACGCCTTTCGATACGGGGAACAGGGATATAGTTCTTCTGGATGAGAAGATACTGCAAGAAAGGCCCCCGGCCGTCAGCTTCTCGCTTCCACTAGCTTTTCCCTCGAAAGCTATGGAACTCGGCGCCGGGACGTTCGGTGGGATACCGCTCGACGGTTATAAGGAGCCAAGGCTCATCCTCAAGGCATCGAGGGATAACGAGTTGACAATCTATGAGTATGATCTCTCGCTACCGCTCAACTCCGCGGACGAAGAGAAGTTTGACGTCAAGAAGGGAAGAAATGTCATCGACCTGAGCTCCTTTAGTGGCATTGTCTCCTTTAAGCTTGAGGAGCCCGACTTTAAGGGGAATGCCAGAATCGACCTGAGGTGA
- a CDS encoding immunoglobulin-like domain-containing protein — MVMKIIKTPRDEEVGILDANSRIEANVRLTVRQEGGLKIEIENLESFPIEVSYEVELYEFLGFWRRVNTEVVFIQERETLLPGEKFTQILNLDLPPGRYRVEKPIYVRGIKIKVWQEFTVGL; from the coding sequence ATGGTCATGAAAATTATAAAGACTCCCCGGGATGAGGAAGTCGGCATCTTGGATGCTAATTCGAGGATAGAGGCAAACGTCAGGCTGACCGTTCGCCAAGAAGGAGGACTCAAGATAGAGATTGAGAACTTGGAATCCTTCCCCATAGAGGTTTCCTACGAAGTCGAACTCTACGAGTTCCTCGGCTTCTGGAGGAGGGTAAACACGGAGGTCGTGTTCATACAAGAAAGGGAAACCCTTCTGCCGGGGGAAAAGTTCACCCAAATCCTAAATCTAGACCTGCCTCCTGGCCGGTACAGGGTCGAGAAGCCCATTTACGTGAGAGGGATTAAGATAAAGGTCTGGCAGGAGTTCACGGTAGGTTTATAA
- a CDS encoding DUF366 family protein, whose protein sequence is MELLVVRDRRIDYDGSAIRSHWAYRNFGILGNSLVVFRGRCNVRVEEMIDIEDLRAKKEIRSDDMVHYIVEVFDVPNVLLASALQKLFVARLCEVLGEYGIKTSRKGDDIYVNGKKLSISIATVSPVSIKIHIGINVEAKGIPEGIEATGLRELGINDVEEFMERTGRALVEEFEKVKRDSLKVRWAG, encoded by the coding sequence ATGGAGCTGCTCGTCGTTAGGGATAGACGAATCGACTATGATGGTTCTGCCATAAGGAGCCACTGGGCCTACAGGAACTTTGGAATACTCGGCAACTCTCTCGTCGTCTTTAGGGGGAGGTGTAATGTTAGGGTCGAGGAGATGATCGACATCGAGGACCTGAGGGCGAAGAAGGAGATAAGAAGCGATGATATGGTGCACTATATCGTTGAAGTCTTCGATGTCCCCAACGTCTTGCTGGCCTCGGCCCTCCAGAAGCTCTTCGTGGCTAGACTCTGTGAGGTTCTGGGTGAATACGGCATCAAGACTTCGAGAAAGGGAGACGACATCTACGTGAATGGGAAGAAGTTGAGCATATCGATAGCAACCGTCTCCCCGGTCAGCATCAAAATTCACATAGGCATCAACGTTGAAGCCAAGGGAATTCCGGAGGGCATTGAAGCTACCGGCCTAAGGGAGCTGGGTATTAACGACGTTGAAGAGTTCATGGAGAGGACAGGGAGGGCGCTCGTGGAGGAGTTCGAAAAGGTGAAGAGGGATAGCCTCAAGGTTAGGTGGGCGGGCTAA
- a CDS encoding metal-dependent hydrolase, which produces MNYEEHVLAGIITYPIAVFLATFLSSYIPLELSVRALIFGYAFYVLGSDLPDIDHPDSLIHRGSKPLISVAAGSLVFLRVSGLFDLEEPWLDIVVSWGISALVALASWYAFTAFMPRHRGVVHSLFFATFYAGVAFLMVSHGFGMSMEEGLFIAFVSFLGYALHLLLDGSIKLL; this is translated from the coding sequence ATGAACTACGAGGAACACGTTTTGGCGGGGATAATAACCTATCCAATCGCCGTTTTTCTTGCGACCTTTCTATCTTCCTATATTCCCTTAGAACTATCCGTTAGGGCCCTCATCTTTGGCTACGCCTTTTACGTCTTGGGGAGCGACCTTCCAGACATAGACCATCCTGATTCCCTTATCCATCGGGGTTCGAAGCCCCTAATATCTGTAGCTGCCGGAAGTCTCGTATTCTTGAGGGTGAGCGGGCTCTTCGATCTGGAAGAACCTTGGCTTGACATAGTGGTTTCTTGGGGCATCTCTGCCCTCGTCGCCCTCGCCTCTTGGTATGCCTTTACGGCCTTCATGCCTAGGCACAGGGGGGTTGTTCATTCTCTCTTCTTTGCAACCTTTTACGCTGGCGTGGCATTCCTTATGGTCAGCCATGGGTTTGGAATGAGCATGGAAGAGGGACTCTTCATAGCCTTTGTTTCCTTCCTTGGCTACGCTCTTCACCTGCTCCTCGATGGGAGCATCAAGCTCCTGTAG
- the lysS gene encoding lysine--tRNA ligase: MVHWADHMAEKIINERGDKEEYIVESGITPSGYVHIGNFRELFTAYIVGHALRDKGKRVRHIHMWDDYDRFRKVPRNVPPEWKEYLGMPVSEVPDPWGCHESYAEHFMELFESEVERLGIEVDFLRASELYKRGEYAEEIRIAFEKRDEIKAVLDKYREIAKQPPLPEDWWPAMVYCPKHRREAEVIGWDGSWRVRYRCPEGHEGWTDIREGNVKLRWRVDWPMRWAHFGVDFEPAGKDHLAAGSSYDTGKEIIKTIYGIEAPLTLMYEFVGIKGQKGKMSGSKGNVILLSDLYEIMEPGLVRFLYAKHRPNKEIKIDLGLGLLNLYDEFDKVERIYFGLEEGGEEKRRTYELSVPEKPRRLIAQAPFRFLVVLVQMPHMDEERIISTLIDQGHISKALEREDMERIRLRIRLARNWVEKYAPDDVKFKILEEPPEVEVPEDVREALNELAEIIGSSELGVKALENAIYDVARKRGIPSKEWFKILYRLFIGKDKGPRLAPFLASLDREFVVRRLKMEG; encoded by the coding sequence ATGGTTCACTGGGCCGACCACATGGCCGAGAAGATTATCAATGAGAGGGGCGATAAGGAAGAGTACATCGTCGAGAGCGGTATAACGCCAAGCGGTTACGTTCACATCGGTAACTTCAGAGAGCTTTTCACCGCCTACATCGTGGGCCACGCCCTCCGCGACAAGGGAAAGAGGGTGAGGCACATCCACATGTGGGACGATTACGACCGCTTCAGGAAGGTTCCCAGGAACGTTCCCCCAGAATGGAAGGAGTACCTTGGCATGCCCGTCAGCGAGGTTCCAGATCCTTGGGGTTGCCACGAGAGCTATGCGGAGCACTTCATGGAGCTCTTTGAGTCTGAGGTCGAGAGGCTTGGTATCGAGGTGGACTTCCTGAGGGCGAGTGAGCTCTACAAGAGGGGTGAATACGCCGAGGAGATTAGGATCGCCTTCGAGAAGAGGGATGAGATAAAGGCAGTTCTCGACAAGTACAGGGAGATAGCCAAGCAGCCGCCTCTCCCCGAGGACTGGTGGCCTGCGATGGTATACTGTCCCAAGCACAGGAGAGAGGCGGAGGTAATAGGATGGGACGGTAGCTGGCGCGTCAGGTACAGATGTCCCGAAGGCCACGAGGGCTGGACGGACATAAGGGAGGGCAACGTTAAGCTGAGGTGGCGCGTGGACTGGCCCATGCGCTGGGCTCACTTCGGGGTTGACTTTGAACCAGCTGGAAAGGATCACTTGGCTGCAGGCTCGAGCTATGACACGGGGAAGGAGATAATAAAGACCATCTATGGAATAGAGGCTCCACTAACGCTTATGTATGAATTCGTTGGAATCAAGGGGCAGAAGGGCAAGATGAGCGGGAGCAAGGGAAATGTAATTCTGCTCTCTGACTTGTATGAAATCATGGAGCCTGGTCTCGTAAGATTTCTCTATGCCAAGCATAGACCCAACAAGGAGATCAAGATAGACCTCGGTTTGGGGTTGCTAAACCTCTATGATGAGTTCGACAAAGTGGAGCGCATATATTTCGGTCTCGAGGAGGGGGGTGAAGAGAAGAGAAGGACCTACGAGCTCTCCGTGCCGGAGAAGCCTAGAAGGTTAATAGCACAAGCTCCCTTCAGGTTCTTAGTTGTGCTCGTTCAGATGCCTCACATGGATGAGGAAAGGATAATATCAACACTGATAGACCAGGGGCATATCTCAAAGGCCCTCGAAAGGGAGGACATGGAAAGGATAAGGCTCAGAATACGCTTGGCTAGGAATTGGGTTGAAAAGTATGCCCCGGATGATGTGAAGTTCAAGATACTCGAGGAGCCTCCCGAAGTTGAAGTTCCGGAAGATGTGAGGGAAGCGTTGAACGAGCTCGCTGAGATAATAGGATCCTCGGAGCTAGGCGTTAAAGCTCTTGAAAACGCGATATATGACGTCGCCAGGAAGAGGGGGATCCCGAGTAAGGAGTGGTTTAAGATTCTCTATAGGCTATTCATAGGGAAGGACAAAGGCCCGAGGTTAGCCCCCTTCCTTGCTTCCCTCGATAGGGAGTTCGTTGTAAGAAGGTTGAAAATGGAAGGATAG